The genome window TGATTCCGATTACGGATAATCCGGGTAAACATGCCCAGCCGGGACAATAAAAGGGCGACAATAATATTCAACCCGGTTTGCTGGACCAGGGCAATAATAATCTGGATGATGACCGTTTCACTATTCATATTGAGAGTATAAACGGGAGTATCCCTGGTGGGAAGAAAAAAGATTCAAAAGGAAGGCCTTCCGTCTCCCAAAATCAGAATTGAATGCTCTCCATATCATCACGGCTGGGAGGATTAGCCCCACTGCGGCTGCAGTTTATACCGGCAGCTTTATTTGCAAAAGCTCCCAACTCGGATAGTTCTTTTTCACTTATGGCTGATATTTGATCTTTGGAAAAAAGCTCCCGAAGGTGAAGCCAGCTCAACATGGCTCCATGAAAAGTATCTCCTGCACCAATAGTATCCGCCACGGGAAGATCAAAGAGAGGAGAAAGAACCCGATGGGTCTTTGTTATCAAACTAGCCCCTTTTTTCCCCTCGGTTAGAGCCACAAGAGCCGCACCAAAAGAAAGAATTCTCAAAATACCATCCTCCAGACTCAGATCGGGATAAAGCCATTGAATGTCTTCATCACTCAGTTTTACAACTGTGCAAACCTTGCAAAGATTCTCAAACCGTTTCAAATACACATCTCTATCCGGAACCAAAGAAGGTCTAATGTTTGGATCAAAGGAAAGAAGATAAGATGAACAACTGGTAATTAAGAAATCACTGAGAACCCTACCGCAGGGTTCCTGAGAGAGAGAAATAGACCCGAAATGAATGATTTTTGTGTCTCCGGGAAGGGATATCTGACCCAACTCTTCTTCACGCCAGGATTTATCCGCGGTCTGATTGGCAAAAAAGGCATATTTTGCCTGGCCATCCTTTTGTTTCTGCACAAATGACAGAGTTGACGATTCATCGGTACGGATCACAAGCTTTGTCCCCACTCCGTTTTTTTCCAAATACTCCATCAGCTGATTTCCAAATAAGTCGGTACTGACACGACCCAGATACTGACAGGGAATGCCCATCCTAGCGATGGCGACAGAGGTATTGTAAGGCGACCCCCCTGGAAATCCTATAAACTCCAGATCCTTCTGGCTGACAAAATCGATCAACGCTTCACCTAAACTGACAATCATATCCCCCTCCTTCTATTGTGATATTCTATTTTTTATTCTGACTTCCGCACGATTCCCGCACGACCATTTCCCAGTTATGAATGATATCTTTCCGCCCTTCAGGACATGTCCCTCCAATCAATTCTATGATCTTCTGAATAGCCGATCGGCCTATTTCTTCAGTTGGCTGACGCAGCACTGTCAGTGGTGTTTTCAACAGGCTCAGCCAGCGTGCATCGTCATATCCGATAATTTTAAGGTCTTGAGGAACATCCACCTTATTCTCTTCTGCAGCCAATAATGCATAGTATGAGAGGACTTCATTCGTGCATAAAAGGCCATCTGGACAAACCTGCCGCATCCACACGGCAAGGGAATCAAGAGATTCTCCCCGGTGTTCTGATATAAATTGATAGGGGGGGAGACCTGCCGATTCAAGAGCATTCAAATATCCCCTGCGACGCTCTCCCATCGTATAAAACAGATCTTTGTACCCTATGAAACCTATTTTTTGACATCCATTCTCTATGAGAATTTCAACCGCTCTTTGAGCCGAACCTGCATTATCGATACCAATAAAAGAGCCCTTCGCTTTTTGTATTTTTCGATCTATCTGAACATAGGGTTTGGATGTTTGATTCTCCCACTGAAACTCTTTGTATTGATCCACAGGGGCGATGATCAATCCATCGGCGCCCTTTTGCAGGAGTAAATGGATGTAAAGATCTTCTTTCTCACTGCTTCCTTCGGAATCGCAGAGCATAATGTTATACCCTTCTTCTCCGGCGGTCTTTTCAATTGATTTTACAATTTCAGAAAAAAAAGTTTCGCTAATATCAGAAACAATGATACCGATTGTTTTCGTGCCCTTCCCCTTGAGGCTTTGTGCCAGAATGTTAGGGACATATCCCAGCTCCTGCACGCATTTGAGCACTCGATTCTTCGTTGCCTGATCGACAAATCGGGTGCCATTCAAGGCATGTGAAACGGTTGTGACAGACACCCCCACAGACTGGGCAACATCCTTCATTGTGATCCTCTTCAAAATCGCAAAGACCTCTCAAATTCAAACGCAATCGTTTGGCTAATCGTTTTCTTCAGTTTTACACGGATTTTTTGGAATGTCAATTTTTAGAATCAACTCTAGAAAAACACAGGAAAAGAACTGTATAATTCAATTATGAGATATCAAAAACAAAGGGAGGCCGTTGCCTCCACAATGCGCCGCCTTTACCGCCAGGGACTGACCACTTGCTCGGGAGGCAATATAAGTTTCAGAGTCGATGACCACCATGTATTGATAACACCCGCCGCTCTAGACAAGGGAATCATAAATTTCAGACAGATTGCCCTCATGACTCTTGATGGTGAGAACCTGACTCCAGCTCTCAGGCCCAGCATAGAAACGGATATGCATCTCAAAATACTACGAAGCAGAAAAGATATCTCTGCGGTTGTTCATGCCCATCCCCTGAATGCCAGTCTGATGACAGCGACAGAAACCCCTACTATCCGGACAGATCTGCTTGCCGAAGCACGCTACCTCCTGAAAGATCCCATATTTGTTCCCTATGCCCTGATGGGTACTGAAGGCTTAGGAAACAATGTATCTGAGGCCTTATCTGATGGGGCTGTCGCAGCTCTTCTCGAAAACCACGGTGTTTTAACAATTGGAACAACCCTGCTTCAGGCTTTCGACCGCCTGGAAGTACTGGAAGCCGCAGCGGCTATGACCATAAAAATGAAGGGCCTTGTCAAAGGGGTCGCACTGAGTCAGAGGCAGCTCTCAGAAATCGATGGTATGCATACTCAGCCAATCGTTGAAAAATAAGGGAAATAAAATGACTCTAATAAATTTGAATGAGCTAGTATGAGAGCCCCCCATGTCAAAGTGAATATGCGGGTTAAGCTTGGCTTTGGAATAGGTGACCTCGGAGGGAACCTGTTCTTTACGTTTATCGGTTTTTACCTCCTGTATTTTCTGACTGACGTATTGGGTCTTTCTGCAGCACTGGCGGGAACGACTCTTATGATTGGTAAGGTATGGGATGCGGTGACAGACCCTGTGACAGGCTATGCTTCAGACAGGACAATCAGTCCCTGGGGACGGCGGCGTCCATATATTTTCGTGGGGGCGATAATATCACTCCTGGCCATGTATCTCCTCTTCTCGATCTCTCCCGGGCAGAACCAAATGGACTTATTTATCCTAACCACCCTCTATTTCTGCCTCTTGAATACAGCGTACACCCTGGTGAATATTCCCTATACGGCGCTCCTTCCGGAACTGACAAGAGATTATGACGAAAAGACTCTTTTAACGGCTTATCGTATGTGTTTTGCCGTGATTGGGACTTTTGTAGGAGCGGCGGCAGTCATGCCTCTAGTGAATCTTTTTCCCAATGAACAAACAGGTTGGACCATCATGGCTTCCATTCTGGGAGGGATTATGATGGGAACGGCCTTTATCACTGTCTGGGCAATTCGGGAGCCTCAGCATAAAAAAGAAGAAGTCAAAGGCCATGGATTCTTTAAAACATACCTGGAAGCACTCAGTTTTAAGGTCTTTCTACTGGTACTAATCCCCTGGACTCTCTTCATAGCTGGTACAAGTATGATCCAGGGGGCCATGGTGTATTATTTTAAATATATTTTTAAAGACGAAGCATCTTTTCAACTTGCCCTGGTTGCTCTTTTGTCAGTAAGTCTCCTTTTCATCCCCATATGGGCCCGAATCTCACGCAGAATAAGCAAAAAGAACTGTTACAACATTGGAATGCTTATTTTAACTGTAGCTGTCCTTCTTTTCTCATTCAGCGGAGGATTTTGGCCTGTTTCATCTGCCATTTTGATTATGGGATTCGCGGGGATAGGCCTTTCCACCCATTACATCATGCCCCACTCCATCCTCCCCGATGTTGTAGAATACGATGCCATTGAAAATAATGGCCTCCGTCGAGAGGGTGTCTTCTCTGGTCTATGGACTTTCACGAGCAAATTGGGACAAGCCCTTGCGCTAGCCCTGAATGGATGGATACTGAGTCTGTTTCACTATAAACCTGATGTTGTGCAAACACCCGAAGCCATAAAGGGAATTCAACTCATTTGCGGTCCCCTACCGGCTCTATTTTACATCACAGGGATATTTATCCTGATGCGATTTCCCATTAACAGGGATTTTTACAACAAAATGATTCATTCTGAAGAGCCGGCCTCCTAATGACTGCTTAAATTACGTGTTCTTATATAAATTTTAGACAATTAACCCTCAACTCATCATTTCCTCACAAGCCTTCGTCACACTCGACCAAAACAGCGCCTAGAAAAGGAAAAACAACCATGGTTGTAAGCAAAGAGATATCGGGCAATGCCGCCATCTATCATTTGAATGGTGAAATGGATCTTTACACATCCCAGAGTGTCAGAGAGCAAATAAAAGAAGCTCTCACAGATGGCTTCAAAAGGATAATTCTAAATTGCAAAGGCCTTGAGTACATCGATTCAAGTGGTATAGGTGTACTGATATCCCTGTTTACTACCTTGAGAAAGAAAGGGGGA of Oceanispirochaeta crateris contains these proteins:
- a CDS encoding carbohydrate kinase family protein, which gives rise to MIVSLGEALIDFVSQKDLEFIGFPGGSPYNTSVAIARMGIPCQYLGRVSTDLFGNQLMEYLEKNGVGTKLVIRTDESSTLSFVQKQKDGQAKYAFFANQTADKSWREEELGQISLPGDTKIIHFGSISLSQEPCGRVLSDFLITSCSSYLLSFDPNIRPSLVPDRDVYLKRFENLCKVCTVVKLSDEDIQWLYPDLSLEDGILRILSFGAALVALTEGKKGASLITKTHRVLSPLFDLPVADTIGAGDTFHGAMLSWLHLRELFSKDQISAISEKELSELGAFANKAAGINCSRSGANPPSRDDMESIQF
- a CDS encoding LacI family DNA-binding transcriptional regulator; translation: MKDVAQSVGVSVTTVSHALNGTRFVDQATKNRVLKCVQELGYVPNILAQSLKGKGTKTIGIIVSDISETFFSEIVKSIEKTAGEEGYNIMLCDSEGSSEKEDLYIHLLLQKGADGLIIAPVDQYKEFQWENQTSKPYVQIDRKIQKAKGSFIGIDNAGSAQRAVEILIENGCQKIGFIGYKDLFYTMGERRRGYLNALESAGLPPYQFISEHRGESLDSLAVWMRQVCPDGLLCTNEVLSYYALLAAEENKVDVPQDLKIIGYDDARWLSLLKTPLTVLRQPTEEIGRSAIQKIIELIGGTCPEGRKDIIHNWEMVVRESCGSQNKK
- a CDS encoding class II aldolase/adducin family protein; this encodes MRYQKQREAVASTMRRLYRQGLTTCSGGNISFRVDDHHVLITPAALDKGIINFRQIALMTLDGENLTPALRPSIETDMHLKILRSRKDISAVVHAHPLNASLMTATETPTIRTDLLAEARYLLKDPIFVPYALMGTEGLGNNVSEALSDGAVAALLENHGVLTIGTTLLQAFDRLEVLEAAAAMTIKMKGLVKGVALSQRQLSEIDGMHTQPIVEK
- a CDS encoding MFS transporter; translation: MRAPHVKVNMRVKLGFGIGDLGGNLFFTFIGFYLLYFLTDVLGLSAALAGTTLMIGKVWDAVTDPVTGYASDRTISPWGRRRPYIFVGAIISLLAMYLLFSISPGQNQMDLFILTTLYFCLLNTAYTLVNIPYTALLPELTRDYDEKTLLTAYRMCFAVIGTFVGAAAVMPLVNLFPNEQTGWTIMASILGGIMMGTAFITVWAIREPQHKKEEVKGHGFFKTYLEALSFKVFLLVLIPWTLFIAGTSMIQGAMVYYFKYIFKDEASFQLALVALLSVSLLFIPIWARISRRISKKNCYNIGMLILTVAVLLFSFSGGFWPVSSAILIMGFAGIGLSTHYIMPHSILPDVVEYDAIENNGLRREGVFSGLWTFTSKLGQALALALNGWILSLFHYKPDVVQTPEAIKGIQLICGPLPALFYITGIFILMRFPINRDFYNKMIHSEEPAS